A stretch of Crossiella cryophila DNA encodes these proteins:
- a CDS encoding ROK family transcriptional regulator, with translation MRENSQTVHDLRRGNRATVLRRLYFDGPVSRQELAAGTGLSQASVSNVVGQLVEEQLVVEAGTVGSDGGRPRGLLRVNPGQSTVIGVEVAETWVRVKAFDLTLAVLAEQTLPIEPDNQDRDLVINHILTGLAKVQAADNVDPDRILGVGVGVPGLVEQGAELLVHGHTPAWHTVPLETLLRKGTDLPLHIDNGANTMGQAEMWFGAGRGAQHAVIALIGSGVGAGVIADGNPFRGARRSAGEWGHTTLSLDGPPCRCGSQGCLESYTGAAAIVARHRNLHPNPEPLLDEESAFRKALSDPSPQAQALIQESARYLGAGIANLINLFNPERILLGGWAGLLLAEDNLPLIRETARRYALHHPFDGTQIALCQLGPDAIALGAATLWVNHFLRSGGKLTPPPR, from the coding sequence GTGCGCGAGAACAGTCAGACAGTGCACGACCTGCGGCGGGGCAATCGGGCAACGGTGCTGCGCAGGCTGTACTTCGACGGCCCGGTCAGCAGGCAGGAACTCGCCGCGGGCACCGGGCTGAGCCAGGCATCGGTGAGCAACGTGGTGGGCCAACTGGTCGAGGAGCAGTTGGTCGTGGAGGCGGGCACGGTGGGTTCCGACGGTGGGCGCCCACGCGGCCTGCTCCGGGTGAACCCAGGGCAGTCCACGGTGATCGGGGTGGAGGTGGCCGAGACCTGGGTGCGGGTCAAGGCCTTCGACCTCACCCTGGCGGTGCTGGCCGAGCAGACCCTGCCGATCGAACCGGACAACCAGGACCGGGACCTGGTGATCAACCACATCCTGACCGGCCTGGCCAAGGTCCAGGCCGCCGACAACGTCGACCCGGACCGCATCCTGGGGGTCGGCGTCGGCGTGCCCGGCCTGGTCGAACAGGGCGCCGAGCTGCTGGTGCACGGCCACACCCCGGCCTGGCACACGGTCCCGCTGGAAACCTTGCTGCGCAAGGGAACCGACCTGCCCCTGCACATCGACAACGGCGCGAACACCATGGGCCAGGCCGAGATGTGGTTCGGCGCGGGCCGAGGCGCCCAGCACGCGGTGATCGCCCTGATCGGCTCCGGCGTGGGCGCGGGCGTCATCGCCGACGGCAACCCCTTCCGCGGCGCGCGGCGCAGTGCGGGGGAGTGGGGCCACACCACGCTGTCCCTGGACGGCCCACCCTGCCGCTGCGGCTCCCAGGGCTGCCTGGAGTCCTACACCGGCGCCGCCGCCATAGTCGCCCGCCACCGAAACCTGCACCCCAACCCAGAACCCCTCCTCGACGAGGAATCCGCCTTCCGCAAGGCCCTGTCCGACCCGTCCCCCCAGGCCCAAGCCCTCATCCAGGAAAGCGCCCGCTACCTGGGCGCGGGCATAGCCAACCTGATCAACCTCTTCAACCCCGAACGCATCCTCCTCGGCGGCTGGGCCGGCCTCCTGCTCGCCGAGGACAACCTCCCCCTCATCCGCGAGACCGCCCGCCGCTACGCCCTGCACCACCCCTTCGACGGCACCCAGATCGCCCTCTGCCAGTTGGGCCCCGACGCCATCGCCCTGGGCGCCGCCACCCTCTGGGTCAACCACTTCCTCCGCTCCGGCGGCAAGCTGACCCCTCCACCCCGGTAG
- a CDS encoding glycosyltransferase family 39 protein: MKQETSVRQALSRGALASSAAVTLVLIALSGGYGYHRDELYFIIAGQHPAWGYPDQPSFTPMIAALMNLLAPDSLMAQRIPAAIAAGLTVLLVALTTRELGGTRRAQTLAAIGTALSGMVLIPGHMLHTTTFDITFTAAVVWLLVKVIRGADPRLLLVAGAVLGVALHNKYLIGGVVASLLLAIALTGPRTLFRSPWLYAGGAIAVLIWLPNLLWQFENGWPQLEMAKVLSEGNADRGGPLSFLAMQALVIGPLLIPLWLAGLIHLLRTPQLRFLGASYLILTAALLAAGGSPLYLFGGYPALLAAGALPVDAWLSNGTTKLRTALVATTATLSAIFIAPLALPLVPESYLDRIPVVQMNGLTAEQFGWPELTNTVTKVYNGLPSTQRKNTVLIAENFGQAAALQRYGRTQGLPSVHSGYRGYAAWERPPATARNAILVQPAKYPDAPAWVKKACTTLRQVAEIRNNLNIKNREHGGTIWLCEDTTKSWDELWPEITHLN; encoded by the coding sequence ATGAAGCAGGAGACTTCGGTCCGCCAAGCGCTGTCCAGGGGAGCGCTGGCAAGTTCAGCGGCGGTCACCCTGGTACTGATCGCCCTCAGCGGCGGCTACGGCTACCACCGCGACGAGCTGTACTTCATCATCGCGGGCCAGCACCCGGCCTGGGGCTACCCTGACCAGCCGTCCTTCACCCCCATGATCGCCGCCCTGATGAACCTGCTGGCCCCCGATTCCCTGATGGCCCAACGAATCCCGGCGGCCATCGCGGCAGGCCTGACCGTTCTCCTGGTAGCCCTGACCACCCGGGAACTGGGCGGCACCCGCCGAGCCCAAACCCTGGCCGCGATCGGCACCGCGCTCTCCGGCATGGTCCTGATCCCCGGCCACATGCTGCACACCACCACCTTCGACATCACCTTCACCGCAGCCGTGGTGTGGCTCCTGGTCAAGGTGATCCGAGGCGCCGACCCCAGACTCCTGCTGGTCGCGGGAGCGGTACTCGGCGTGGCCCTGCACAACAAGTACCTCATCGGCGGGGTAGTGGCCTCCCTGCTGCTCGCCATCGCCCTGACCGGCCCCCGAACCCTGTTCCGCAGCCCCTGGCTGTACGCGGGCGGAGCCATCGCCGTCCTGATCTGGCTGCCCAACCTCCTGTGGCAGTTCGAGAACGGCTGGCCCCAGTTGGAAATGGCCAAGGTCCTCAGCGAAGGCAACGCCGACCGAGGCGGCCCCCTGTCCTTCCTCGCCATGCAAGCCCTGGTAATCGGCCCCCTCCTGATCCCCCTCTGGCTGGCAGGCCTGATCCACCTACTCCGCACCCCCCAACTCCGTTTCCTGGGCGCCTCCTACCTGATCCTCACCGCGGCATTGCTCGCCGCAGGCGGCTCCCCCCTCTACCTCTTCGGCGGCTACCCCGCCCTGCTCGCCGCAGGCGCCCTGCCCGTGGATGCCTGGCTCTCCAACGGAACCACCAAACTCCGCACAGCGTTGGTGGCCACCACCGCCACCCTGTCAGCGATCTTCATCGCCCCCCTGGCCCTCCCCCTGGTCCCGGAGAGCTACCTAGACCGCATCCCAGTGGTGCAGATGAACGGCCTGACCGCAGAACAGTTCGGCTGGCCAGAACTAACCAACACAGTCACCAAGGTCTACAACGGACTACCGTCAACCCAACGCAAGAACACAGTCCTCATCGCCGAAAACTTCGGCCAAGCAGCCGCCCTGCAACGCTACGGCCGAACCCAGGGACTCCCGAGTGTCCACAGTGGATACCGAGGTTACGCAGCCTGGGAACGCCCACCCGCCACGGCACGTAACGCGATCCTGGTCCAGCCCGCCAAGTACCCGGACGCCCCAGCCTGGGTCAAGAAGGCATGCACCACCCTCCGCCAGGTAGCCGAAATCCGCAACAACCTGAACATCAAGAACAGAGAACACGGCGGCACAATCTGGCTCTGCGAGGACACAACAAAGTCCTGGGACGAACTCTGGCCAGAGATCACCCACCTGAACTAG
- a CDS encoding DUF418 domain-containing protein, with the protein MADNPQQDTADATIRQTVQHPESAPSWRRHLPEGRLLGIDVLRTIAILGMIWMHFGVTGWLTAGPPGHPPESISWLNRLLDVRSREIFFLLAGVTVALTTGGVRRHRGPVMARSALRVVVRALVLFLLALVLGELGAWDAQILHFYAVWLVLLLPFALLRARTLFVIAGVLAVAAPIFKLLQHNLRLFEPDLEQMTRMSEHGGFSLLAHPEDWLPTMQNVVFGAGSTSQDTIAVLPFLVLGLALGRLDLRSHLIRARMVVTGSATAVGTVLIGLLAMYPFGAAAAVTDAKPAEGVGAPWQELITMAWPGPARTLFSIVEFVLMMGLITALLGGLLIAMERTMCRRLLWPFAAFGSMALTWYFAHFQLLGSGLFSTAQGYPDNRTTAAFLVFLVLALALSVLWRRWGSRGPLEWLQHWIVTRVVPARKPLRQQGDREDITPSGQPPRTAGC; encoded by the coding sequence ATGGCCGACAACCCCCAGCAGGACACGGCAGATGCCACCATCCGGCAAACCGTCCAGCACCCGGAATCGGCACCCTCCTGGCGCCGCCACCTCCCGGAAGGCCGACTGCTCGGCATCGACGTCCTCCGCACGATCGCCATCCTCGGGATGATCTGGATGCACTTCGGCGTCACCGGCTGGCTCACCGCTGGACCACCCGGCCACCCGCCGGAATCGATCAGCTGGCTGAACCGCCTGCTAGACGTCCGTTCCCGGGAGATCTTCTTCCTGCTGGCCGGAGTCACCGTCGCGCTGACCACCGGCGGAGTGCGGCGGCACCGGGGACCGGTGATGGCCCGAAGCGCGCTGCGGGTGGTGGTGCGGGCGCTGGTCCTGTTCCTGCTCGCGCTCGTGCTCGGCGAACTCGGCGCCTGGGATGCCCAGATCCTGCACTTCTACGCGGTGTGGCTGGTGCTCCTGCTGCCGTTCGCGTTGCTGCGGGCGCGGACGTTGTTCGTCATCGCCGGTGTGCTGGCGGTCGCCGCACCGATCTTCAAGCTCCTCCAGCACAATCTGCGGTTGTTCGAACCGGACCTGGAGCAGATGACGCGGATGTCCGAGCACGGCGGGTTCAGTCTGCTCGCGCACCCCGAGGACTGGCTGCCGACGATGCAGAACGTCGTCTTCGGCGCTGGAAGCACCTCCCAGGACACCATCGCCGTCCTGCCGTTTCTTGTGCTGGGCCTCGCGCTGGGCCGGCTTGACCTACGCAGTCACCTGATTCGCGCCCGCATGGTGGTGACTGGTTCCGCGACTGCCGTCGGCACTGTCCTCATCGGACTCCTGGCCATGTATCCGTTCGGCGCGGCGGCCGCGGTCACGGACGCCAAGCCCGCCGAGGGTGTTGGCGCGCCATGGCAGGAACTCATCACGATGGCCTGGCCCGGCCCGGCACGCACCCTGTTCAGCATCGTCGAGTTCGTCCTCATGATGGGCCTCATCACCGCCCTGCTCGGCGGTCTGCTCATCGCGATGGAGCGCACCATGTGCCGACGGCTGCTCTGGCCGTTCGCCGCCTTCGGTAGTATGGCGCTGACCTGGTACTTCGCCCACTTCCAGCTGCTCGGCTCCGGCCTGTTCAGCACCGCGCAGGGATACCCGGACAACCGCACGACGGCGGCGTTCCTCGTCTTCCTCGTCCTCGCGCTCGCACTCTCGGTCCTCTGGCGCCGGTGGGGCAGCCGTGGGCCGCTGGAATGGCTCCAGCACTGGATCGTCACGCGCGTCGTCCCGGCCCGGAAGCCCTTGCGGCAGCAGGGTGATCGCGAAGACATCACACCTTCCGGGCAACCCCCGCGAACGGCAGGTTGTTGA
- a CDS encoding SAM-dependent methyltransferase: protein MAAERNWVPAGIDTSVPSPARVYDYWLGGGHNFEADRVLAEQILKLMPDLRSATQLNRSFLRRAVLHMVDNGVRQFLDIGSGIPTVGNLHEIVQRADPSCRVVYVDRDPVAVAHSQMLLAGNPNAAVIQTDLRDVEGVLEAPETRQLIDFDQPVGLIMLLLLHFVPDEWDPVGLIAQYRERLVPGSFFAVSHVSGDANASGLDEAVEAYKRTQNAPIVRSHEEVLRFFEGFELEEPGLVGCAFWRPDGVGDVTDKQEINNLPFAGVARKV from the coding sequence GTGGCCGCGGAACGCAACTGGGTGCCGGCAGGCATCGACACCAGCGTGCCAAGCCCGGCAAGGGTCTACGACTACTGGCTGGGCGGCGGCCACAACTTCGAGGCCGACCGGGTACTGGCCGAACAAATCCTCAAGCTCATGCCCGACCTGCGCAGCGCCACCCAGCTGAACCGGTCCTTCCTGCGTCGCGCGGTCCTGCACATGGTCGACAACGGCGTGCGGCAGTTCCTGGACATCGGGTCGGGGATTCCGACGGTGGGCAACCTGCACGAGATCGTGCAGCGGGCTGATCCGAGTTGCCGGGTGGTGTACGTGGACCGGGACCCGGTGGCGGTGGCGCACAGCCAGATGTTGTTGGCGGGCAACCCGAACGCGGCGGTGATCCAGACTGATCTGCGCGATGTCGAGGGTGTGCTGGAGGCGCCGGAGACGCGGCAGCTGATTGACTTCGATCAGCCGGTGGGGCTGATCATGTTGCTGTTGCTGCATTTCGTGCCGGATGAGTGGGATCCGGTGGGGTTGATCGCGCAGTACCGGGAACGGTTGGTGCCGGGGAGTTTCTTCGCGGTGTCGCACGTTTCGGGGGATGCGAACGCCAGCGGGCTGGATGAGGCCGTGGAGGCGTACAAGCGCACGCAGAACGCGCCGATCGTGCGGAGCCATGAGGAGGTGCTCCGGTTCTTCGAGGGGTTCGAGCTGGAGGAGCCGGGGTTGGTGGGATGCGCGTTCTGGCGGCCGGACGGGGTGGGGGATGTGACGGACAAACAGGAGATCAACAACCTGCCGTTCGCGGGGGTTGCCCGGAAGGTGTGA
- a CDS encoding cytochrome P450, with product MRWVRMVAVVPGRLPLLGHTLSLLRKPLPFLTSLPAHGEVVQIFLGPLPVYMVTSPELALRLLAVDADKYDKGIVFDKMRPLFGDGLATSNGAFNQRQRRMVLPAFARGRVAAYAESTISCLAQDLADSWTEGQQVALDARMQDLVLTIAGRTLFAADLGPDVLAEIQRSIPIMLENVLVRAFSPKLVEKLPIPGNRRFDEAAARLRAVIPEAIITARTQGGDHGDLLSVFLAARDEDTGEAMTDEQIQDEVVTILTTGAETTSVALAWFFHEIAVNPEIERRFHAELDEVLEGHPVTFEDLPKLEYTQRIVNEILRRTPPIILMRRAREDVELGGVRIPAGSEVAVSQHTLHQDPRWFTDPGRFDPDRWSPERMAALPKGAYIPFGAGARFCPGHYLAQTEIAMVAATIGARWRLVPVPGKRVYPKVKATMQPNQLPMTVHSR from the coding sequence ATGAGGTGGGTTCGCATGGTCGCGGTGGTCCCCGGCCGGTTGCCGCTGCTTGGTCACACCCTGTCCCTGTTGCGCAAGCCGCTGCCCTTCCTCACCTCATTGCCCGCGCATGGCGAGGTCGTGCAGATCTTCCTCGGACCGCTGCCCGTCTACATGGTGACCAGCCCTGAACTGGCCCTGCGCCTGCTCGCGGTGGACGCGGACAAGTACGACAAGGGCATCGTCTTCGACAAGATGCGCCCGCTCTTCGGCGACGGCCTGGCCACCTCCAACGGCGCGTTCAACCAGCGCCAGCGCCGGATGGTGCTGCCTGCCTTCGCCCGCGGCCGGGTCGCCGCCTACGCCGAGTCCACCATCTCCTGCCTGGCCCAGGACCTCGCCGACTCCTGGACCGAGGGCCAGCAGGTCGCCCTGGACGCCCGGATGCAGGACCTGGTGCTCACCATCGCCGGGCGCACCCTGTTCGCGGCCGACCTCGGTCCGGATGTGCTCGCCGAGATCCAGCGGTCCATCCCGATCATGCTGGAGAACGTGCTGGTCCGGGCGTTCTCGCCGAAGCTGGTGGAGAAGCTGCCCATCCCGGGCAATCGCCGCTTCGACGAGGCCGCGGCCCGGCTGCGCGCGGTCATCCCGGAGGCGATCATCACCGCGCGCACCCAGGGCGGTGATCACGGTGACCTGCTCTCGGTGTTCCTGGCCGCGCGGGATGAGGACACCGGCGAGGCCATGACCGACGAGCAGATCCAGGACGAGGTGGTCACCATCCTGACCACCGGCGCGGAGACCACCTCGGTCGCGCTGGCCTGGTTCTTCCACGAGATCGCGGTCAACCCGGAGATCGAGCGCCGCTTCCACGCCGAACTCGACGAGGTACTGGAAGGCCACCCGGTCACCTTCGAGGACCTGCCCAAACTCGAGTACACCCAGCGCATCGTCAACGAGATCCTGCGCCGCACCCCGCCGATCATCCTGATGCGCCGGGCCAGGGAGGACGTCGAACTCGGCGGCGTGCGCATCCCGGCAGGCTCCGAGGTCGCGGTCAGCCAGCACACCCTGCACCAGGACCCGCGCTGGTTCACCGATCCCGGCCGGTTCGACCCCGACCGCTGGTCCCCCGAACGGATGGCCGCACTACCCAAGGGCGCCTACATCCCCTTCGGCGCGGGCGCCCGGTTCTGCCCTGGCCACTACCTGGCGCAGACCGAGATCGCGATGGTGGCCGCCACCATCGGCGCGCGCTGGCGCCTGGTCCCGGTGCCGGGCAAGCGGGTCTACCCCAAGGTCAAGGCGACCATGCAGCCCAACCAGCTGCCGATGACCGTCCACTCCCGGTAG
- a CDS encoding alpha/beta hydrolase, translating to MRLLPKLFAVASACALLFTGLTAPQAAAQPVDCKVLDLPVTGPGLLPLLPGGLATVQGQLCLPSGKTPPVVQLLVHGGTYNRAYWDLPYQPERYSYQRDMAKAGFATFAVDRLGTGKSTKPLSLPMLLSVEADSMHQVVQHLRAGRVGGVPFQKVVIVGHSVGSGIVATEAAVYKDVDAVILSGITHLPALPVLGLGAVLGLGPALLDPLLGKRGSDPLWFATRPGARGPLFYNAANADPKVIEADEATKDQVSVPGMGTVAVFGIVLPTTLGINVPVFQPVGQKDILFCGLLALRDCTSGKTLRPAEAPYYTPAAKLETYVLPNAGHSLGLHKNAHEYREATRAWLRRTVGA from the coding sequence GTGAGACTGCTACCGAAGCTGTTCGCGGTCGCGTCGGCCTGCGCCCTGCTGTTCACCGGTCTGACCGCGCCCCAGGCCGCGGCCCAGCCGGTCGACTGCAAGGTGCTCGACCTGCCCGTCACCGGCCCCGGTTTACTGCCGCTGCTGCCCGGTGGTCTGGCCACCGTGCAGGGCCAGCTCTGCCTGCCCAGCGGTAAAACCCCGCCGGTCGTGCAGCTGCTGGTGCACGGCGGCACCTACAACCGCGCGTACTGGGACCTGCCCTACCAGCCCGAGCGCTACTCCTACCAGCGCGACATGGCCAAGGCCGGCTTCGCCACCTTCGCGGTGGACCGCCTGGGCACCGGCAAGTCCACCAAACCACTGAGCTTGCCGATGCTGCTCTCGGTCGAGGCCGACTCCATGCACCAGGTGGTCCAGCACCTGCGCGCCGGCCGGGTCGGCGGGGTGCCGTTCCAGAAGGTGGTCATCGTCGGCCACTCGGTCGGCTCCGGCATCGTGGCCACCGAGGCGGCGGTCTACAAGGACGTCGACGCGGTCATCCTCAGCGGCATCACCCACCTGCCCGCCCTGCCGGTGCTGGGCCTGGGCGCGGTGCTCGGCCTCGGCCCGGCCCTGCTGGATCCGTTGCTGGGCAAGCGCGGCAGCGATCCGCTCTGGTTCGCCACCCGCCCCGGCGCGCGCGGCCCGCTGTTCTACAACGCGGCCAACGCCGACCCCAAGGTGATCGAGGCGGACGAGGCCACCAAGGACCAGGTCTCGGTGCCCGGCATGGGCACGGTCGCGGTCTTCGGCATCGTGCTGCCCACCACCCTGGGCATCAACGTGCCCGTCTTCCAGCCGGTGGGGCAGAAGGACATCCTGTTCTGCGGCCTGCTCGCGCTGCGCGACTGCACCAGCGGCAAGACCCTGCGCCCGGCCGAGGCCCCGTACTACACCCCGGCCGCCAAGCTGGAGACCTACGTGCTGCCGAACGCCGGCCATTCCCTTGGCCTGCACAAGAACGCGCACGAGTACCGCGAGGCCACCAGGGCCTGGCTGCGCCGCACCGTGGGCGCCTGA
- a CDS encoding cytochrome P450, whose amino-acid sequence MARVRRIRTPVGDEAWLVSGHAEVRRLYADRRLGRTHPDPAAAARLGDHQLLSASELYSHEHEHEEHMAIRAALMPFFGGRRMAVLRESVRGLLAELLDELAAAGPGADLHSMLSAPLSVRTLCALLGVPDREVFRDLVDQMDDVQDRARAEAGQAELSAYLTEVVELRRTSPDDGVLAGLAAAGLSTEDIAGIATMLLFAGYDSTAVMIDAGVLLLTRHRDQWELLRVRPDAVPGAVEEVLRLGDADAADGSGIARYARESIEIDGVTIEAGEAVVLDTARANLDERAFAEPLRFDPGRSPNPQLAFGHGPWHCLGAPLARLQLIEVFTALPARFPGLRLGIPDGELAMTGNLFTGRVRRLPVRW is encoded by the coding sequence ATGGCACGGGTGCGGCGGATCCGGACGCCGGTCGGGGACGAGGCCTGGCTGGTCAGCGGGCACGCGGAGGTGCGGCGGCTGTACGCGGACCGGCGGCTGGGGCGGACCCATCCGGATCCGGCCGCGGCGGCGCGGCTCGGTGATCACCAGTTGCTGTCGGCCTCGGAGTTGTACTCCCATGAGCACGAGCACGAGGAGCACATGGCGATCCGGGCCGCGCTGATGCCGTTCTTCGGCGGGCGGCGGATGGCGGTGCTGCGTGAGTCGGTGCGCGGGTTGCTGGCGGAGCTGCTGGACGAGCTGGCCGCGGCCGGGCCGGGGGCTGATCTGCACTCGATGCTGTCGGCGCCGTTGTCGGTGCGGACGTTGTGCGCCTTGCTCGGCGTGCCGGACCGGGAGGTGTTCCGGGATCTGGTGGACCAGATGGACGATGTGCAGGACCGGGCGCGGGCCGAGGCTGGGCAGGCCGAGTTGTCGGCTTACCTGACCGAGGTGGTCGAGTTGCGCCGGACCAGTCCGGATGACGGGGTGCTGGCCGGACTCGCCGCGGCTGGACTGTCCACTGAGGACATCGCGGGGATCGCCACGATGCTGTTGTTCGCGGGGTACGACAGCACCGCGGTGATGATCGACGCGGGGGTGCTGTTGCTGACCCGGCACCGCGATCAGTGGGAACTGCTGCGGGTACGGCCGGACGCGGTGCCGGGGGCGGTGGAGGAGGTGCTGCGGCTGGGCGACGCGGACGCGGCCGACGGCAGCGGGATCGCGCGCTACGCCAGGGAATCCATCGAGATCGACGGGGTGACGATCGAAGCGGGCGAGGCGGTGGTGCTGGACACCGCGCGGGCCAACCTGGACGAGCGGGCTTTCGCCGAGCCGCTGCGGTTCGACCCTGGCCGCTCCCCCAACCCGCAGCTCGCCTTCGGGCACGGGCCCTGGCACTGCCTGGGCGCGCCGCTGGCCCGGTTGCAGCTGATCGAGGTGTTCACCGCGCTCCCCGCCCGGTTTCCCGGGCTGCGCCTGGGAATTCCGGACGGGGAGCTGGCGATGACGGGCAACCTGTTCACCGGGCGGGTGCGCCGGTTGCCGGTGCGGTGGTGA
- a CDS encoding TetR/AcrR family transcriptional regulator produces MSADDRAPTRRLPRAQRREQILAAATEALSRNGFSATSLDDIAAEAGISRMILYRHFESKHDLCRAVLDRAADHLLTGSEVEVGAASVRALVAWAAANPAAFRVLFQQAAHDPEFAAHPEKLRAAMVAEVHARITEDIPETPWTQWAARLATTASLDAISTWLDVGAPDPHRAADRITSVIESVIATL; encoded by the coding sequence ATGTCTGCCGACGACCGTGCCCCGACCCGGCGACTGCCCCGCGCGCAGCGCCGTGAGCAGATCCTGGCCGCGGCCACCGAAGCCCTGTCCCGCAACGGTTTCAGTGCCACCAGCCTGGACGACATCGCGGCCGAGGCCGGGATCAGCCGGATGATCCTGTACCGGCACTTCGAGTCCAAGCACGACCTGTGCCGCGCGGTGCTGGACCGGGCCGCCGACCACCTGCTGACCGGCTCCGAGGTGGAGGTGGGCGCGGCCAGCGTGCGGGCCCTGGTGGCCTGGGCCGCGGCCAACCCCGCCGCGTTCCGCGTCCTCTTCCAACAGGCCGCGCACGACCCGGAATTCGCGGCGCACCCGGAGAAGCTGCGCGCGGCGATGGTCGCCGAGGTGCACGCCCGCATCACCGAGGACATCCCGGAAACCCCGTGGACCCAGTGGGCCGCCCGGCTGGCCACCACCGCCAGCCTGGACGCGATCAGCACCTGGCTGGACGTCGGCGCGCCCGACCCCCATCGGGCGGCCGACCGGATCACCAGCGTGATCGAGTCCGTGATCGCGACACTCTAA
- a CDS encoding nuclear transport factor 2 family protein, with amino-acid sequence MTEIALLRKEIRALTDRAELTDLVSRFFRSLDERGFDARWAARTFAPDIEVHYPVGSFRGLADMAEVQTVTMNLFGPTQHLAGNHLVEVDGDTATVRWDAVHTHLHLDATQQARADPPGERFVSGGWYGAEAVRTAEGWRFRRVELHVTWKQGKPPLVTEEAAAALGRLRI; translated from the coding sequence ATGACCGAGATCGCCCTGCTGCGCAAGGAAATCCGCGCGCTGACCGACCGGGCCGAACTCACCGACCTGGTCAGCCGGTTCTTCCGGTCCCTGGACGAGCGCGGCTTCGACGCCCGCTGGGCCGCGCGGACCTTCGCCCCGGACATCGAGGTGCACTACCCGGTCGGCTCCTTCCGCGGCCTGGCCGACATGGCCGAGGTGCAGACGGTGACGATGAACCTGTTCGGCCCCACCCAGCACCTGGCTGGCAATCACCTGGTCGAGGTGGACGGCGACACCGCCACGGTGCGCTGGGACGCGGTGCACACCCACCTGCACCTGGACGCCACCCAGCAGGCCAGAGCGGATCCGCCCGGCGAGCGGTTCGTCTCCGGCGGCTGGTACGGGGCCGAGGCGGTGCGCACCGCGGAGGGCTGGCGGTTCCGGCGGGTCGAGCTGCACGTGACCTGGAAGCAAGGCAAGCCGCCACTGGTGACCGAGGAGGCGGCCGCGGCCCTGGGCCGGCTGCGGATCTAA